The following are encoded together in the Rhizoctonia solani chromosome 10, complete sequence genome:
- a CDS encoding kinase D-interacting substrate produces the protein MLPHTKNQTRQKGKGSIQPGNPHGSNGPVSGQQQLGESVTVEDPQVWTLALTALEQVTLEGRTANEQDIHRETEIAQYRKGYAVLRFVGQGAVQGVVQIDQDPNHRANPRPLNKEHLAQLTSAIATNGVIGDRQTPVRVRAPPAGLDPTLEQQMKAVDITNPASPIPTLQLIRENPDREEQLERELFALSDGNRLLSQEEVTERKVQLAQLRKGRKLAYLLNGNHRISAMIAACEPLVSAALYLAMCERNRTEDFDAKTEWENLTALVSKATYVVEVFDYNTPPHVIAWLSENEQAQPQYSPLAGETLWSLVQSQETTTAIMIKEGKALSREDAIAKINTLRYLQQASKLLDPNQTNPLGQSSKLSTRRRGISLGDKECLELMSYPTTMEMVCDTRMALCVYNNRITNSHADALRSDQGAAFVAHVWMGMRLLNTLANTTLGTGLSESEDLVASFDIQNITPTGLEESSTLFSNLISKPQEVPALLSYWEPSGHSIFEELLAKHIYGKGLSVCKGDYYNPTFVCALRRTYFELGIRLCKRSEGDEKGKRLGVATSLYALLPIWRLGTVMNQPAFYPAAILPCKTVYSAYEKSIKSTGETVANWTIELLLDRFQLPWTAGSTTPGKSCQSANWSSNLGPMEARLSTALNFLEDSRLDAAIHAINETRKDDNSQKLVAGFTAQELCIACHAMKTGVVNHPILSRIMPRIGSSHGTLGEVQKKLIEARKGVKSFLLDSNQTVGQLYSAHPILNLIPQDYFVAWNPREWAQGWNDDDRKLIGTATALIGWFLISKELRLSILPTVFSSLPQSRFLLHMIRRLHSLGERIPWWDGAPGFIEDSPNITQAYAPGNTQPENNPSQDRFRRGKRNQPPTKLTTITGSSAGAFEFGSSPSTTVHPNMAGKKSNKVLNNDLGMSPVSPQAAFLTSDCEENRTLQKEDNGNSMGQYNKHGKNCLTSAAFSDSINPGHVLVGRPTLLEGGIDSAFACQDHSIPTSLAAVNSATRKLDSMEEVIEMLMKERQNLRRSLSIVCHTASKGLERFPYAPEYAVSALPYLIQMCKDAFISRIAVILAEHWGEADPVPGAGMLDALAIAATDGLYDSDLFTIDSQGKIQLNLKRTYPMGIQSELEQSQYAVNFKNPVGGGDPIDLNSAWERMSQFIPTQGYGRTISEASSRGVEGLFATVANESLANKPQFRTFASPAIDAEDTPRFDDNMPNLHGLRDRIRELLSKSKESLAEHLSFDVVTPHLHTMVHNYHPSISTGVYNGYVTPNTPPIVQSAAEAFQLEANSRWADIVQSRLEVYPPPSTHQLSNRPPASIAMDNFELGCSVSTPQRNSKRAIKTQVGPFSPLPSARSFSPVFHVPKLSYVIARAKPHSATGLSYHVRCPNPGVSQPFGTVYIKLAHLAIFPSQTDDRRTKSNTSNPKHNPAPTPKST, from the exons ATGTTGCCTCATACAAAGAATCAAACAAGgcaaaaaggaaaaggatcCATTCAGCCAGGCAATCCTCATGGTTCAAACGGCCCTGTCTCTGGTCAGCAGCAGCTGGGAGAAAGCGTGACA GTTGAAGACCCCCAAGTATGGACTCTTGCATTGACTGCGTTGGAGCAAGTGACGTTAGAGGGTCGGACCGCCAATGAACAAGATATTCATCGTGAAACGGAGATTGCACAGTATCGGAAGGGATATGCGGTACTTCGATTTGTTGGTCAAGGAGCTGTCCAGGGGGTCGTTCAAATTGACCAAGATCCAAATCACCGAGCCAACCCCCGCCCTCTTAACAAAGAGCACCTTGCCCAGCTAACATCAGCAATTGCGACTAATGGAGTTATTGGAGACCGACAAACCCCGGTACGAGTGAGGGCTCCCCCGGCAGGGCTAGATCCAACGCTTGAACAGCAAATGAAGGCCGTTGACATTACCAACCCGGCATCTCCTATCCCAACTTTACAGCTAATCCGAGAAAATCCAGACAGAGAAGAACAGCTTGAGCGGGAGCTTTTTGCACTATCGGACGGAAATCGACTCTTGAGTCAAGAGGAGGTTACTGAGCGGAAGGTCCAGCTCGCGCAGCTTCGGAAAGGGCGAAAGTTAGCGTACTTGTTGAATGGAAACCACCGTATTAGTGCTATGATTGCTGCATGCGAACCACTGGTCAGTGCAGCACTGTATCTAGCAATGTGCGAGCGGAATAGGACGGAGGATTTTGATGCAAAAACGGAGTGGGAAAATCTCACAGCGTTAGTCTCAAAGGCAACATATGTGGTGGAGGTATTTGATT ACAATACGCCTCCACACGTAATCGCTTGGCTTTCCGAGAACGAGCAGGCACAACCCCAATACTCGCCTCTAGCTGGAGAGACATTGTGGTCACTTGTTCAGTCACAGGAAACTACGACCGCAATCATGATAAAGGAAGGAAAGGCACTCAGTCGGGAGGATGCTATTGCAAAAATCAACACTTTACGGTATCTCCAGCAAGCGTCGAAGCTTTTAGATCCCAATCAGACAAACCCACTTGGTCAATCGTCAAAACTCTCAACGCGCCGGCGCGGTATTTCACTTGGAGATAAGGAGTGCCTGGAGCTCATGTCTTACCCAACCACCATGGAGATGGTCTGCGACACCCGTATGGCCTTATGCGTATATAATAATCGTATCACCAATTCGCATGCCGACGCATTGAGATCAGATCAAGGAGCTGCTTTCGTGGCTCACGTATGGATGGGGATGCGCCTGCTGAACACA CTTGCCAATACAACGCTTGGGACAGGATTGTCAGAATCGGAAGACTTGGTGGCTTCATTTGACATCCAGAATATAACGCCGACTGGCTTAGAGGAGTCAAGCACCTTGTTCTCCAATCTGATATCGAAGCCGCAAGAGGTGCCAGCTTTATTGTCCTACTGGGAGCCAAGCGGTCACTCCATTTTTGAGGAGTTACTGGCAAAGCATATTTATGGGAAAGGCCTATCAGTTTGCAAAGGTGACTATTATAATCCAACGTTCGTATGCGCACTACGACGCACCTACTTTGAGCTTGGCATTCGGCTGTGTAAAAGGAGTGAAGGAGATGAGAAAGGAAAGCGTCTTGGCGTTGCAACTTCATTGTATGCGCTTCTCCCAATCTGGAGGTTAGGCACTGTCATGAACCAGCCAGCATTTTATCCTGCTGCCATTCTCCCATGCAAAACTGTGTACTCGGCCTACGAAAAAAGCATCAAGTCAACCGGAGAGACTGTTGCAAACTGGACG ATTGAACTTCTACTTGATCGTTTTCAATTGCCCTGGACAGCTGGTTCAACAACCCCAGGCAAGAGTTGTCAGTCAGCGAACTG GAGCTCAAACCTTGGACCAATGGAGGCACGTTTATCCACA GCCCTTAACTTTCTTGAAGACTCTCGTCTGGATGCGGCTATTCATGCTATCAATGAAACACGAAAAGACGACAATAGTCAAAAGTTGGTTGCAGGATTTACCGCACAAGAGCTTTGCATAGCCTGTCATGCAATGAAAACTGGGGTTGTCAATCATCCAATTCTCTCAAGAATCATGCCACGAATTGGCAGCTCACACGGAACTTTGGGAGAAGTTCAGAAGAAGCTTATTGAGGCTCGCAAGGGCGTCAAATCATTCTTATTGGATTCGAATCAGACAGTTGGCCAGCTTTATTCAGCACATCCTATACTCAATCTCATACCCCAAGATTATTTCGTTGCCTGGAATCCTCGGGAATGGGCCCAAGGATGGAATGATGATGACAGAAAACTGATTGGCACAGCAACTGCGTTAATCGGCTGGTTTCTTATCAGCAAGGAGCTTCGACTATCAATCTTGCCTACCGTTTTTAGTTCACTTCCCCAGTCCCGCTTTCTCCTTCATATGATACGAAGGCTTCATTCTCTTGGAGAGAGAATACCATGGTGGGATGGAGCTCCCGGGTTTATTGAGGACTCACCCAACATTACTCAAGCATACGCCCCAGGCAACACGCAACCTGAAAATAACCCCTCGCAGGATCGTTTTAGGAGAGGAAAACGCAACCAACCTCCCACTAAGCTAACTACTATCACTGGTTCCTCGGCAGGTGCTTTTGAGTTCGGCAGCTCGCCATCAACAACAGTACATCCGAACATGGCAGGGAAAAAAAG CAACAAGGTTTTAAACAACGATTTAGGAATGTCACCTGTTAGCCCTCAGGCGGCGTTTCTTACATCAGATTGTGAAGAGAACCGGACACTCCAGAAAGAGGATAACGGAAATAGTATGGGACAATATAACAAACATGGCAAG AACTGTCTCACTTCGGCAGCATTTTCGGACTCTATTAACCCAGGCCATGTGCTTGTTGGGCGTCCCACTCTCCTGGAAGGCGGGATCGACAGTGCGTTTGCATGCCAAGACCATAGCATTCCTACAAGTCTTGCTGCTGTAAACAGTGCTACCCGTAAACTGGATAGTATGGAGGAGGTGATTGAAATGCTGATGAAGGAAAGGCAGAATCTCAGAAGGTCGTTATCAATTGTCTGCCACACAGCTTCCAAGGGTTTGGAGCGGTTTCCTTACGCACCAGAATATGCGGTTTCGGCTCTACCTTACTTGATCCAAATGTGCAAG GATGCATTTATTAGTCGCATTGCAGTGATCCTAGCAGAACACTGGGGAGAAGCAGATCCTGTTCCAGGTGCCGGTATGCTGGATGCACTGGCAATCGCTGCCACAGATGGGTTGTATGATAGCGATCTGTTCACCATTGATTCCCAAGGTAAAATCCAGCTTAATCTGAAGCGTACATACCCAATGGGTATTCAGTCCGAGT TGGAACAATCGCAATACGCAGTAAACTTCAAGAATCCTGTAGGTGGTGGGGATCCAATAG ATCTGAACTCAGCTTGGGAGCGCATGTCCCAGTTTATCCCCACCCAAGGCTacggaagaaccatttcggAAGCCAGCAGCCGAGGAGTTGAAGGACTATTTGCCACCGTTGCAAACGAATCACTTGCAAATAAGCCACAGTTTCGAACGTTTGCATCGCCAGCCATTGACGCCGAAGATACACCAAGATTTGACGACAATATGCCAAACTTACATGGATTGCGTGATCGTATTCGTGAACTGCTCTCCAAGTCGAAAGAGTCACTTGCGGAACATCTTTCGTTTGACGTCGTCACGCCACACTTGCACACCATGGTCCACAATTACCATCCTTCAATATCAACTGGGGTGTACAATGGATATGTGACACCCAATACCCCGCCCATAGTCCAATCCGCAGCAGAAGCATTCCAGCTCGAGGCAAATTCCCGTTGGGCTGATATTGTTCAAAGTCGTCTTGAGGTATATCCACCTCCTTCCACTCATCAGCTGTCCAACCGCCCTCCCGCATCCATAGCCATGGATAACTTTGAGCTAGGGTGCTCAGTTTCTACTCCACAACGGAATAGCAAACGTGCAATAAAGACTCAAGTGGGGCCATTTTCACCGCTACCAAGTGCTCGGAGCTTTTCCCCCGTTTTCCATGTCCCAAAGCTCAGTTATGTTATCGCCCGAGCTAAGCCACATTCAGCAACTGGGCTCTCCTACCACGTCAGATGCCCTAATCCCGGAGTCTCTCAACCATTTGGCACCGTATACATTAAGCTCGCCCACCTTGCCATATTCCCAAGTCAAACGGATGATAGGAGAACGAAGTCTAACACCTCCAACCCCAAACACAACCCCGCCCCAACCCCAAAATCAACGTAA
- a CDS encoding Zinc finger, BED-type predicted, with product MIIPRHPRHIALRRSNVFLTRCIPLAVASSSHLMAGSALPNASLLAAIERLKAATAKLPLSTPEGSNEGIVWRNFSLKPQNITGAIFETIDQAFTRCFSRIPGSNADPLDNILRGSCGMDIVIQFFEECARSPKLDSGASHLTELKVGQLTDLVYARIKSLPQDPQDKPLKKRRHGDSRRHKSVRATKALGAKQGGANSSSDSDFSPHSGASGSESGETSSESEGDDAQPDDNLNMSEVQRHKRKRQKTINSMGSTGGVEDKQSHVNPSTNSIICVGRKRGRSAIVREWAFAHHNKPEASFYPNTNRPAWAYKCKYCPSVHHFPRTQEDVSKEKISATNLAGHLKSCEKLPTQYKLTVKQRTNRHAETLTLAQASLGEMFKSANPRPGPIVITPLAFRSVLIQGVVRDNYPLTFGEGRGMRQVFAMVSPDLDLPVHSTMRKDLNKLYEVLSRRVRQVLSAQNSRFAITSDAWTSKSFVYSLGGVVVTFIDKSWNMQEFVLDIVHLDADHTGAGMGRRIFRSLDHMNAARNVIASVTDNASNNRTMNNELSAWLSKKYGFRLNVSHMSVTCLCHALHLVCGAILSNLKAMDPIENDETYSLAKAFEEGKILEQSAEVLEEEERLRGEENKLATHPALVDALDEELNNTETVNQPQIVAILDSQPTQVALGDKLNCVQKVHSIVVDITSSAAHRKRMHTITRALGLELRAVIKSVRVRWNSVLAEIRCAILLKAAINQYVATLDDGKTGALLCRARALKRKWTITDDKGDELNELVRILEPFESATQDYSRQGRTVLHLVLPTYAILWEKLTESRIRLSSSLLGSKTAEALVDALKAGEEKLEKYYDLAVKSNLTLLASIFHPGMRLRYFQDTRRWGMLEPQLMKRGEELLEYLYELYKVESASKRNDSNPIPCPCSSESHVGWIDGLLDMSNEVNNLFPEEIQSYLDGKYRYQGGDILVWWKENETHIPILAKIAQDILAIPATSVSVKRLFS from the exons ATGATAATCCCTCGGCACCCGAGGCATATCGCACTTCGCCGTTCTAACGTTTTCCTAACACGTTGCATCCCTCTTGCAGTTGCTTCAAGCTCTCACCTCATGGCTGGCTCTGCCCTACCAAATGCGTCGCTACTTGCTGCAATTGAACGTCTCAAAGCAGCAACCGCAAAGTTACCCCTATCGACCCCTGAGGGATCGAATGAGGGAATAGTCTGGCGAAACTTCAGTCTCAAGCCGCAAAACATTACAGGAGCCATTTTTGAGACAATAGACCAAGCATTCACTCGTTGTTTTTCTCGTATTCCCGGATCTAACGCCGACCCTCTCGACAATATTCTTCGTGGCTCATGCGGCATGGATATTGTCATCCAATTCTTCGAGGAGTGTGCTCGATCGCCAAAACTGGATTCAGGCGCATCACATCTCACGGAGTTGAAGGTTGGACAACTGACAGACCTTGTCTATGCCCG TATCAAATCACTTCCCCAAGATCCCCAAGACAAACCTCTCAAGAAACGGCGCCATGGTGATAGCCGCCGGCATAAATCTGTCCGTGCAACCAAAGCTTTAGGAGCTAAGCAGGGTGGGGCCAATAGCTCGAGCGACTCGGATTTCAGCCCACACTCTGGAGCCTCTGGCTCCGAATCAGGTGAAACTTCGAGTGAGTCTGAGGGCGATGATGCTCAG CCAGATGACAACTTGAATATGTCCGAGGTACAACGACATAAGAGAAAGCGGCAGAAG ACAATTAACTCGATGGGTAGTACTGGGGGAGTGGAGGATAAACAGAGTCATGTAAATCCGAGTACAAATTCGATTATATGCGTCGGGAGGAAGCGAGGTCGATCTGCAATTGTTCGGGAATGGGCATTTGCTCATCACAACAAACCAGAAGCAAGTTTTTATCCAAATACGAATAGGCCGGCATGGGCCTATAAGTGTAAATACTGCCC ATCAGTACACCATTTTCCTCGGACCCAAGAGGACGTCTCAAAGGAGAAGATAAGTGCCACAAATTTGGCTGGGCATCTCAAATCCTGCGAGAAATTACCAACACAGTACAAATTGACGGTGAAGCAGCGCACAAATCGACATGCCGAAACGCTCACATTGGCTCAAGCGTCCCTTGGCGAAATGTTCAAGTCTGCCAACCCCCGTCCTGGTCCGATTGTCATTACGCCATTGGCATTCCGATCTGTTCTAATCCAGGGAGTTGTGCGGGACAATTATCCCTTAACGTTTGGCGAAGGTAGAGGCATGCGACAGGTGTTTGCAATGGTTAGCCCCGACCTTGACCTACCAGTGCACTCGACAATGCGCAAGGACTTGAACAAACTATACGAGGTGTTGAGCAGACGTGTTCGGCAAGTCTTAAGT GCACAAAACTCACGCTTTGCGATCACAAGTGACGCATGGACAAGCAAGAGTTTTGTGTATTCACTTGGTGGGGTTGTTGTCACATTTATTGACAAGTCCTGGAATATGCAAGAGTTTGTACTGGACATTGTCCATCTTGACGCCGATCACACGGGTGCAGGAATGGGGCGCCGGATATTTAGATCCCTGGACCACATGAATGCGGCAAGAAATGTTATTGCAAGTGTTACCGACAATGCCTCAAATAACCGGACTATGAATAACGAGCTCTCGGCGTGGCTCTCTAAGAAGTATGGGTTTCGCCTCAATGTCAGCCACATGTCTGTTACTTGCCTGTGTCATGCTTTACATCTAGTATGTGG AGCAATTCTCTCGAACTTAAAAGCGATGGATCCAATAGAAAATGATGAGACATATTCCCTTGCTAAAGCATTTGAAGAAGGCAAAATTCTTGAACAAAGCGCTGAAGTcctggaagaagaggagcggCTGCGAGGTGAAGAGAACAAATTGGCTACCCATCCAGCACTAGTTGATGCTTTGGATGAGGAGTTGAACAACACAGAGACCGTGAATCAGCCACAAATAGTAGCAATTCTAGACTCTCAGCCTACTCAGGTTGCGTTGGGTGACAAACTTAATTGTGTACAAAAG GTACATAGTATTGTTGTTGACATTACCTCAAGTGCAGCACATCGAAAGCGAATGCATACAATAACTCGAGCACTTGGCTTAGAGCTGCGTGCAGTGATTAAAAGTGTTAGGGTACGGTGGAACTCAGTGCTTGCAGAAATACGTTGTGCTATTCTCCTAAAAGCG GCAATCAATCAATATGTTGCAACACTGGATGATGGCAAGACTGGGGCTTTGCTTTGTAGGGCGCGTGCTCTGAAGCGCAAATGGACAATTACAGATGACAAGGGGGATGAACTTAACGAACTTGTTAGGATACTTGAG CCTTTTGAATCTGCAACACAAGATTATTCTAGGCAAGGAAGAACTGTGTTACACTTGGTTCTACCAACCTATGCAATACTTTGGGAGAAGCTTACTGAAAGCCGCATACGTCTAAGTTCATCTTTGCTTGGCAGTAAGACAGCAGAGGCTCTAGTCGATGCGCTTAAGGCAGGTGAAGAGAAACTTGAAAAATATTATGATCTAGCTGTAAAAAGCAATCTCACATTGCTTGCTTCAA TTTTTCACCCAGGAATGCGCCTTAGGTATTTCCAAGATACACGCAGATGGGGGATGCTTGAGCCACAGTTGATGAAACGTGGAGAGGAGCTCCTTGAATACTTATATGAGCTATATAAAGTAGAATCAGCCTCCAAGAGGAATGATTCCAATCCAATACCTTGCCCTTGCTCATCAGAATCTCATGTTGGGTGGATTGATGGTCTTTTGGACATGAGCAATGAGGTGAACAATTTGTTCCCAGAAGAAATTCAAAGCTATTTGGATGGAAAATATAGGTATCAAGGCGGAGATATATTAGTTTGGTGGAAG GAGAATgaaacgcatatacccatccTTGCTAAGATTGCTCAGGATATTCTTGCAATTCCTGCAACAAGTGTTTCAGTCAAGCGGCTTTTTTCTTGA
- a CDS encoding MYND Zn-finger protein, with protein MLLLLPLSILDYAAQHIRRRVVQAGALGVVSCILAVWLKGKGFAIGPSATGFGAPRESRAVRVRRREEALERQRALDLPRALEHATSSNNLRARAIAQPQPRIATTTAPPPALPPPSSEEADEDMSGASSMGPSPSPPPPAIGRSMSNDSDGGYVGVPSLPAPSGPSGAFAVSSGSHARSFDIRTASPIPIASNSSVMGRAISPNTAQSSDASANATPVGSGTPTGSVVVPGRDRSGTVVGRPIWDNEGGPRQVAQPVARPTWSDADETPTREVTTTGRRGTITRRPRRERDTDGDDTEADGDDQTAQQGECRTIGIVDAADGDGTMAMDMTGEGVGVGVVALEQNDDLAMGAPPGAPGAIGTPRARIAPGTELTPRASIATLGAQIEQTAQETPFYETPATLRALVDASNEPKPSAQPLSSTAQSPNVFSLVERFTLRPSPSETTLPRLPHEIQYWVGVIMRNACRKDDQRGGIRQCVNMLCGRLEEFPREPSTAAKSARVRPGQKDIDSGVAPVKKRTPRPWLLARALPPTPFPRRRRNRSQGPNPTRPYQHCHTCIGQYRPRDDRKSEHYVGPGAGFRFGAAAAEHTEGDGPTQAQGLAGGVQARPGNFQAQLLRYARMAAAARGVRPPIHPQQVGLVHREEELRSSMNLLRRPMQARVDKLKDQRQLGEGAEPNNPWNVVPVQQVSPVPSAPHTTPQHANRPLDGDGDDDMVLE; from the exons ATGTTATTGTTGTTACCGCTG TCAATATTGGACTACGCGGCTCAACATATCCGACGCCGCGTTGTCCAGGCTGGTGCCCTCGGAGTCGTTAGTTGCATCCTCGCCGTCTggctcaagggcaaaggattCGCAATCG GCCCATCGGCCACTGGTTTCGGTGCTCCTCGAGAGTCCCGTGCAGTTCGCGTGCGCAGGCGAGAAGAGGCCCTCGAACGCCAGCGCGCCCTCGATCTTCCCCGCGCCCTCGAGCACGCAACCTCATCTAACAACCTGCGGGCGCGTGCGATTGCACAACCACAACCTCGCATCGCCACCACCACTGCTCCCCCTCCGGCTCTCCCCCCT CCCAGTTCGGAAGAAGCCGACGAGGATATGAGCGGTGCAAGCAGTATGGGCCCCTCACCAAGTCCTCCACCTCCCGCTATCGGACGAAGCATGTCCAATGATTCGGATGGAGGTTATGTGGGAGTCCCATCGCTCCCCGCACCAAGCGGTCCTTCGGGTGCATTTGCAGTCTCTAGCGGCTCCCATGCGCGCTCATTCGATATCCGCACTGCATCTCCCATCCCCATTGCCTCCAACTCTTCCGTTATGGGCCGTGCCATCTCACCCAACACGGCCCAATCATCCGACGCCTCGGCCAATGCCACCCCTGTTGGCTCGGGCACGCCTACTGGGAGTGTAGTCGTACCTGGACGCGATCGCAGCGGGACCGTCGTCGGGAGGCCCATCTGGGATAATGAAGGCGGGCCAAGGCAGGTCGCTCAACCGGTCGCAAGGCCAACTTGGTCCGATGCGGACGAAACACCCACGCGAGAGGTTACAACCACGGGCAGACGAGGGACGATAACGCGCAGGCCTCGTCGAGAACGAGATACGGATGGGGATGACACTGAAGCTGATGGGGACGACCAAACGGCCCAGCAAGGCGAGTGCCGTACGATTGGCATTGTCGACGCTGCGGATGGAGACGGTACAATGGCGATGGATATGACGGGCGAGGGTGTCGGCGTTGGTGTCGTCGCACTCGAACAAAATGACGACTTGGCGATGGGCGCTCCGCCCGGGGCCCCAGGTGCCATCGGAACTCCAAGGGCTCGGATCGCTCCTGGTACGGAGCTTACGCCCCGAGCGAGCATTGCCACCCTTGGTGCTCAGATAGAGCAAACCGCGCAAGAAACTC CCTTTTACGAAACTCCCGCGACCCTCCGTGCGCTCGTCGACGCGAGTAACGAGCCCAAACCTTCGGCCCAACCGCTCTCCAGTACTGCCCAGTCGCCCAATGTTTTCTCCCTGGTCGAGCGATTCACTCTCCGCCCCTCCCCCTCTGAAACCACTCTCCCCCGGCTCCCCCACGAAATACAATACTGGGTCGGCGTAATCATGCGCAACGCATGCCGAAAAGACGATCAGCGGGGCGGAATTCGACAGTGCGTCAACATGTTATGTGGGCGATTGGAAGAGTTCCCTAGAGA GCCAAGTACTGCGGCAAAGAGTGCCAGAGTAAGGCCTGGGCAGAAGGACATCGATTCTGGTGTAG CGCCTGTGAAGAAGAGGACTCCCAGACCGTGGTTGCTCGCACGGGCTCTTCCGCCAACACCGTTCCCCCGCCGCCGTCGCAACCGAAGTCAAGGTCCCAACCCGACGCGGCCTTACCAACACTGTCACACGTGCATTGGTCAATATCGCCCGCGGGATGACAGGAAGAGCGAACACTACG TCGGGCCAGGTGCGGGATTTAGGTTCGGTGCAGCGGCGGCAGAACACACAGAAGGGGATGGGCCGACGCAGGCGCAAGGGTTAGCTGGTGGGGTTCAGGCACGACCAGGGAATTTCCAGGCGCAACTACTGAGGTACGCTAGGATGGCCGCAGCTGCCAGAGGTGTTCGGCCG CCAATCCACCCTCAGCAGGTTGGGCTGGTCCACCGCGAGGAGGAGTTGCGTTCTTCAATGAACCTGCTCAGGCGGCCGATGCAGGCCCGTGttgacaaactcaaggacCAGAGACAGCTCGGCGAA GGCGCGGAGCCAAACAACCCGTGGAACGTTGTCCCCGTACAGCAAGTCTCGCCCGTTCCAAGCGCCCCTCATACAACACCTCAGCACGCAAATCGACCATTGGACGGAGATGGAGACGATGACATGGTTCTCGAGTGA